The Dehalococcoidia bacterium nucleotide sequence TCGCTTGCTGTCTCAGGTGCAGTCTCCGACAGGCTGGGCAGAGGCGCGGTGATCGTGCCCGGCCTGCTCATTGTGGGGGCTGGCATGTTCATACTCGCCACCGCCGAGATACGGCTGCTGTTCATGGCTTCCGGAGTCTTCGCAGGACTCGGCTTCGGGATGATCCAGCCTGCGATGCAGTCGCTGGTAGTGGACAGGGTGCCGCCGCGTGAGCGGAGCTCGACGCTCGCAACGCTGCAGTCGGGCTGGGACATTGGAGGCTCAGGCGGAGCGTTCGCATTCGGACCGATCGGCGCCGTGGCAGGCGCGGCGGCGACGTTCGCCATAGCAGGCGCGGGTACGGTGATAGGTGCGACCGCCTACGTGGCCGGAAGCGTCCGGTCCAGGCAGAAGGCGAAGTCCGTTACGAAGGTCTGAAGTGCTCCACCACGAGCACCGTCATCGACTCCGTCTCGGTCCACAGCCGCCGCGTGGCGTTGGCCGGCCAGCGGACGCTGAATCCCGACTTCAGCTCGGCCTCCTCGCCTGAGACCTCGGTGAACCCTCCACCCTCGACGCAGACGACGTCCGTCGGGTAGGGCGCGGCGCGCTCAGGAATGGCGCCTTCCGGCTCGAAACGCATCAGTGCGACGGTCAGGTTGTCGAGGATCATCAGCACCTTGCCGTCGACGTTGAGCGATCCCTCACTGCCCAGTGCGGTCCACTCCGCCCTCGGGACGGGCCGTATCTCAGGAGGCACTGTCATAGGCGCTAAGGAGCGCTGGCACGTCCTGGATATGATTTAGAATGCTCTGGAACTCATCCATGCGCTGGATTACGCTCCAAATGGACTGAAACACCTCATCAGGACTGGCCAACGCATCGATCACCTCCCAGCGGTCAGGCTCCCTATCGGCCAACGCTCGGTAACCTGTACGTACGCGATCATGGAAGCTAAGCGGCTCGTCCTCGAACCTTCTGGCGCCGTCCTGATCAGCGCGGCCCGTCAGTTCTATATCGAAGAGATGCGCCTGCACGTCCACACGCTGTAGGCCCCTTCCAGGTGGACAGTCGAGGAGGAAGGTTTTTATAGGCATGAGTCCACCGGTTGCCAGCTGGTTGACCGCCACTACTTGAGCCAGAGGCAGTCGTCTGCCATAGCCTTGATAAGCGATAGTCGAGTCAGCGTATCGGTCAGCGATGATAACCAGCCGTGGATCCTTCATCTTCCTGCTCAGCACTTTGGAAACCAACTCGCCCCGCGACGCTGCGAAGAGAAAGAGTTCAGCTGCTGGCGAGATAGTCACACCCCATGGCTTGCTTTTGATGAGATAGCGAAGGTGGTCTCCGAGTTCAGTATACCCAGGCTCGTGGATCTTCAGTGCAGGAACACCCAGCTTGGCAAGCGCATCCGATAGTCGTTCTACTTGGGTGGTCTTGCCGGAGCCCTCCCCTCCCTCTAACGAAATAAACAGCGCCAAACCTCGCTCCTTCAGATCGCCGTAACGGATTGGTCGTCAGTCGCGTGACATTGTACGCCGACGCATGGTGCTAACGCACAACCTTGGCATTGGTCACAGTTTGGGAAGAATCAGCGGTTGTAGATGACCACGCTGCGCCCGGGTTCCTTGCCGACGCTGTGGGAGGTCAGGCCGTTCTGTTCGGCGATCTCGTGCTGGACGTGGCGCGCGTACGCCCCACGGGGGTCGAGCTGCACCTGGTGCTCGCCCGATTGAACGCGGCC carries:
- the tmk gene encoding dTMP kinase → MFISLEGGEGSGKTTQVERLSDALAKLGVPALKIHEPGYTELGDHLRYLIKSKPWGVTISPAAELFLFAASRGELVSKVLSRKMKDPRLVIIADRYADSTIAYQGYGRRLPLAQVVAVNQLATGGLMPIKTFLLDCPPGRGLQRVDVQAHLFDIELTGRADQDGARRFEDEPLSFHDRVRTGYRALADREPDRWEVIDALASPDEVFQSIWSVIQRMDEFQSILNHIQDVPALLSAYDSAS